A segment of the Helicobacter fennelliae genome:
TATGAGTATGAGCGCAAATCGATTTGAGGGCATTCGAGCGGCATTATGCACGAGCGCGTATATGGCAAAAATGACAAGAGCGCATAATGACGCAAATGTGCTGTGCTTGGGTGCGCGCGTAAGTGGCGAGGGCGAAGTAGAATCTATGCTTGAAGCCTTTATCCAAACGCCATTTGAGGGCGGAAGGCATACATGCAGAATCAAGAAATTAGATTCTGTATCGAAAGAATAAGGATACACAATGGATTTAGTGTTAAAGTGGTTTTTGGGAACAATGTTTGTCCTCTTTATATTGTATATGATTGCAAAAACGATGTTTTATCGCTCTGTCGCCCAACGAGAAGAAAAAAACGCAGCCGCAATGAAGCTTACACTTCAAGAAGCAGAAATTCTTATCCAAAAGCACCAGCTCCAGCTCCAGAGGGCATTAGGCAATATCGATATTTTGACTCAAGAGACAAATTCTTTGCGTAATGAGATTAAAACGCTCAAACAACGCAATTCTCAATATCGTGTCGAGACAGACAAATACAAAACGCGCATTAAAGATTTAGAGCAAAAAATCGAGGCTCTACTTTAAGCAAACAAAGGACATACAATGCAGACATTACAGCAACTTCAAGCCCAAGTCAAACAAAATTTGCGTCAGATTCTAGACTATCCCAAAAAAGGCATTATATTTCGCGATATTACAACGCTTTTAGCGCATGCAGAAGTATTTGGCAATGTGATTTCGTTTTTGAAAAATCGCTATGAAAAACACAATATCACACATATTGTTGGTATAGAATCTAGAGGGTTTATTTTTGGTTCAGCTTTGGCGTATGCGCTTGGGGTTGGGTTTGTGCCTGTGCGCAAAAAGGGCAAACTGCCTTCAAAAACCTACACGCAAGATTACGCGCTTGAGTATGGCACTGATACGCTTGAAATCCATATCGATGCTTTTGATTTTAAGCCTGCGTGCGTTGTGCTTATTGATGATTTGCTAGCCACAGGTGGCACTGCAAAAGCAAGCTTAGAGCTTATCAAAAAAGCAGGCGGAGAATGTATAGAGGCGTGCTTTTTATTGCGACTTTTGGAGTGTGGTAGCGTTACATTACCTGTGAGTCAATTTCACATATTGGATATTTAATGCAATTTATCAAAGCTCATCTCAAATCATTTATTATCGGAATCTTACTTATTGCCCTTGTTGGCTGGCTTTTTTATTCTGTGCGAAATTCTGAATTTTCGCTTGAAGAATTTATAGTCAATGTATGGGATACTTATGTGGAGGATTGGGGGTATTTGATTTTATTTTGTTGGAGCATTTTAGAGGGCGAGCTAGGGCTTATTTTTGCAGGTATCGCTTCGCATACTGGGCATATGAATGTCGGACTTGCTATTTTTGTCGCAGGGCTTGGAGGGTTTGTTGGCGATCAGATTTATTTTTATATTGGGCGATTTAACAAAGGCTATATCCAAAAACAGCTCAGCAAGCAAAGGCGCAAACTAGCTCTTGCTCATTTGTTGCTTCAGAAATATGGCTGGCCTATTATTTTTTTGCAACGTTATATGTATGGTATGCGCACAATTATTCCTATAAGTATTGGTATAACGCGTTATAGCGCGCTTAAATTTGCGTGTATTAATTTATTGAGTGCTTGGATTTGGGCGGCGATAACGATTTTGCTTGCTTGGTTTTTTGGCGAGCAAATCCTTGATGTGCTTCATTTGTTTAAAGGGCACCCTTATATTTTGATTGCACTTGCACTTGCGTTTTTAGGCGGGGTGTTGTGGTATTTTTCGACTCATACCAAAAAAATCGATAAAAAAATTGACAAACTTCAAAATAATTTAAAAGGATAAATAATGTTACAAATAACACTAAAAAATGAGAATTTCACAAAGATAGATGCCGATGTGAGCGTTGTTTTGGTGATTGATAAAAATCTCAAACACGAATGGATTAATCACAAATCATTAAAAAAATGGGGTTTTACATCGCAGTCTGTGTTCTTAGATCAGGGTGATTGCACGCTTTATATTCCTATTGAGAAGTTAGATTCTGATTGTTTGCGCGAGGCAGGAGCGTTGGCTGTCCGCACTTTGGCAAATTATACATTCAAAACTGCAAAGATTGGATTCTATGGTGATGACTCTCAAATGTCGGCATTTGCGCTAGGAGCGTTGCTTAGCGAATATAGCTATACAGAATTTAAATCTAAAACCAAAGAAAAATCACTTCAAGAGCTTTTCATCTCTACACAAACTTATCTTTTCAAAAAACACACTACTAATCAAGAATGGCTCAAAAAAGTCTATATCCTCGCAGAATCCACAAACCTAGCGCGCGATTTAGTCAATACCCCGCCACAAATTGCCACACCAAAATATCTCGCAAACAAAGCCAAAGAAATCGCACAATCCAACAAAATCCAATGTAAGATTCTAACCAAAAAAGATCTCAAAAGCGAAAAAATGGGCGCATTTCTGGCTGTGAGTCGCGCATCAAGTCGATCGCCAAAACTCATTCATCTTAGCTTCAAACCAAAGCAGCCAAAGGCAAAAATCGTGCTTGTTGGAAAGGGGCTGACTTATGATAGTGGCGGATTGAGTTTGAAGCCTGCTGATTTTATGGTTACGATGAAAGCAGATAAGAGCGGCGGTTGCGCTGTGCTTGGGATTATGAATGCGATCAGTCGCTTAGGGCTAGAAGTCGAAGTGCATGGGATTATCGGTGCTACGGAAAATATGATTGGCGGTAATGCTTACAAGCCTGATGATGTGCTTATCTCGCGTGAAGGCAAAAGCATTGAAGTGAGAAATACTGATGCAGAGGGGCGTTTGGTGCTTTGTGATTGTCTCTCGTATGCACAAGATCTTAAGCCTGATGTTTTGATTGATTTTGCTACGCTCACTGGGGCTTGTGTGGTTGGGCTTGGAGAATACACAAGCGGAATCATGGGCTATGATGAATCACTAAAAATAGCATTTGAGACAAGCGCGCTAGATTCTGGAGAGCTTGTTGCAAGATTGCCATTTAATCGCCATATCAAAAAGCTTATAGAATCTAAAATCGCAGATGTAAGCAATGTCGCCTCAAGTCGCTATGGTGGTGCTATTAGCGCGGGAATGTTTTTGGGAGAATTTATCAGAGATGAATTCAAAAACAAATGGCTTCATATCGATATAGCCGGACCAGCTTATGTAGAAAAAGAATGGGATATAAATCCATTTGGAGCAAGTGGTGCGGGAGTGCGCGCAGGAGTGGCGTTTATTACGGACTATATCCAAAATCTTGATTTTGCAAATACAAAGGGCAAAAAATAATGGGGCTATCAATTGGTATTGTCGGACTTCCAAATGTAGGCAAATCAACAACCTTTAACGCACTCACTAAAACCCAAAATGCTCAAGCAGCAAATTATCCATTTTGCACGATTGAGCCAAATAAAGCAGTTGTCGAAGTGCCAGATTCTCGCTTAGATGAGCTTGCTAAGATTGTAAAGCCTGAGCGGATTTTGCACTCTCAAATAGAATTTGTCGATATTGCAGGGCTTGTGCGAGGCGCGAGCAAAGGCGAGGGACTTGGGAATCAATTTTTGGCAAATATCAAAGAAGCAGACGCGATATTACACATTGTGCGTTGTTTTGAGGATTCTGACATTACGCATGTCGAGGGACGCATAGATCCTATCGGAGATATTGAAATCATCGAGCTAGAGCTCATTATAGCAGATATTGCGACTCTTGAGAAAAAAATAGCACGTCTTGAGCGAGAATCTAAAGCACAAAAAGGCGCAAATAAAGCACTTGAAATCGCGCAATCTCTTTTGGCACATTTGCAAACAAATCAGCCTGCAAGTAGTTTTTTGGGGCGCGAGAGTGAAGAGTTTATGGCTTTAAACAAAGAGTTGCGATTTTTGAGTGGCAAAGAGGTGATTTATGGGGCAAATGTCGATGAAAAGAATCTAGAATCAGATAATGAATATGTAAAAAAAGTGCGCGAATATGGGAAAAGCAAAAATGCTGAAGTCATAAAGCTTTGCGCAAAAATTGAAGAGGAAATGGTGGGGTTAGATTCTATTGAGAGGAAAGAGTTTTTGGAGTCTTTGGGTTGCGCAGAATCTGGATTGGAGCAAATCATTCGCACAGGGTTTGCAAAGCTTGGGCTGATAAGTTATTTTACAGCTGGGGTGAAAGAAGTGCGTGCTTGGACGATCAAAAAAGGCGACAAAGCCCCGCAAGCTGCTAGCGTGATACATAAGGATTTTGAAAAAGGCTTTATACGCGCTGAGACGATTAGCTATGAGGATTTTGTGCGCTATGGCGGAGAGGCAAAGGCAAAAGAAGCAGGGGCTATGCGGATTGAGGGGAAAGAATATATCGTGCAAGATGGGGATATAATGCACTTTAGGTTTAATGTGTGAGTTAAGGATACAGAATCTTACTTGTTTGGTTTGGGTGGAATTTAGTTAAGTTTAAGTTGGAGAGTAGAAAAGCCAAGATAAATAAAGATTTTGTTTATAATAAAATGTAAGTAATTCATAAGCAAAACTACATTACAACCGCACTTCTCTTTTGTTGTAATTTTTTTGATTTGGCTTAATCAAAAAAAAAAAAAAACAGGACTTGCTTTGAATAATCTATCTATTGGCAGTGTATCGAGCTTACAAAATATTAAACAGACTGATGTTTTTCCCTTAATTTTGGCACTTATTCCGTGGGTTATTTTGCCATTTTCACCTATGATTGCAAGTGTTGCTGGTTTTTTTTGATTGTTTTTTCTTCTGTTTTTACAAAAAAATCTCGTGTCATTATTTCGCTTTGTATTATTCTTTCTGCATCAATCTATAATGGTGATTGTATTCCACACAGTGATTATATTAACTATTATCACACATATGAAAAACTGCTTAATAATAATTTTCAGGCTTTGTTTGATTATGGTGCTGGGTTAGAAGTAGCTTTGCCCTTGTATTATCTTATTTTGAGTAGATTTTTAGGAGAACTTAGTAGTTCAACTTTTATTGCAATTAATATTTTTACTGCGGCGCTGTTGTTTTATATATGGCTTGAAGTATATGCTATGTTCCATATCGCTCCAAAACAAAGGACATTATGTGTGGCCTTAAGTCTTTTGTTTTTTCATTACTGGTTTGCTGGAAATGTGATAAGACAGCTCTTATCATCTGTATTTTGACTCTATGCTTTTACAGAAAAGCGTTTAAAACTTCATCTTGTTTATGTTGTTATTGCTACTTTGTTTCATACAACTGCATTAGGTTTTTATCTTTTTGTTTGGCTATTAATGAAAAAGCCAAAAATTGGAATGATGATAAGCTTGTTGCTTATGTTTGGGTTTTATTTTTTTGATGAGATTATTAAATTCCTTTGAGATTTCCCAAACCACGCGATTTTTATTGATACTTTAAAAGGGAAGATTGGACCGTATATTGTTGG
Coding sequences within it:
- a CDS encoding leucyl aminopeptidase, which translates into the protein MLQITLKNENFTKIDADVSVVLVIDKNLKHEWINHKSLKKWGFTSQSVFLDQGDCTLYIPIEKLDSDCLREAGALAVRTLANYTFKTAKIGFYGDDSQMSAFALGALLSEYSYTEFKSKTKEKSLQELFISTQTYLFKKHTTNQEWLKKVYILAESTNLARDLVNTPPQIATPKYLANKAKEIAQSNKIQCKILTKKDLKSEKMGAFLAVSRASSRSPKLIHLSFKPKQPKAKIVLVGKGLTYDSGGLSLKPADFMVTMKADKSGGCAVLGIMNAISRLGLEVEVHGIIGATENMIGGNAYKPDDVLISREGKSIEVRNTDAEGRLVLCDCLSYAQDLKPDVLIDFATLTGACVVGLGEYTSGIMGYDESLKIAFETSALDSGELVARLPFNRHIKKLIESKIADVSNVASSRYGGAISAGMFLGEFIRDEFKNKWLHIDIAGPAYVEKEWDINPFGASGAGVRAGVAFITDYIQNLDFANTKGKK
- the ychF gene encoding redox-regulated ATPase YchF, with the protein product MGLSIGIVGLPNVGKSTTFNALTKTQNAQAANYPFCTIEPNKAVVEVPDSRLDELAKIVKPERILHSQIEFVDIAGLVRGASKGEGLGNQFLANIKEADAILHIVRCFEDSDITHVEGRIDPIGDIEIIELELIIADIATLEKKIARLERESKAQKGANKALEIAQSLLAHLQTNQPASSFLGRESEEFMALNKELRFLSGKEVIYGANVDEKNLESDNEYVKKVREYGKSKNAEVIKLCAKIEEEMVGLDSIERKEFLESLGCAESGLEQIIRTGFAKLGLISYFTAGVKEVRAWTIKKGDKAPQAASVIHKDFEKGFIRAETISYEDFVRYGGEAKAKEAGAMRIEGKEYIVQDGDIMHFRFNV
- a CDS encoding RpiB/LacA/LacB family sugar-phosphate isomerase, with the translated sequence MSMSANRFEGIRAALCTSAYMAKMTRAHNDANVLCLGARVSGEGEVESMLEAFIQTPFEGGRHTCRIKKLDSVSKE
- the apt gene encoding adenine phosphoribosyltransferase gives rise to the protein MQTLQQLQAQVKQNLRQILDYPKKGIIFRDITTLLAHAEVFGNVISFLKNRYEKHNITHIVGIESRGFIFGSALAYALGVGFVPVRKKGKLPSKTYTQDYALEYGTDTLEIHIDAFDFKPACVVLIDDLLATGGTAKASLELIKKAGGECIEACFLLRLLECGSVTLPVSQFHILDI
- a CDS encoding DedA family protein, whose translation is MQFIKAHLKSFIIGILLIALVGWLFYSVRNSEFSLEEFIVNVWDTYVEDWGYLILFCWSILEGELGLIFAGIASHTGHMNVGLAIFVAGLGGFVGDQIYFYIGRFNKGYIQKQLSKQRRKLALAHLLLQKYGWPIIFLQRYMYGMRTIIPISIGITRYSALKFACINLLSAWIWAAITILLAWFFGEQILDVLHLFKGHPYILIALALAFLGGVLWYFSTHTKKIDKKIDKLQNNLKG